The DNA segment CAAATAAAGGATGGATAAACACTATTCGTACCACACTTAATATGACAATGGCTCAACTTGGAGCCAAGTTAAATATAACTAGACAAGGTGTAAAAAGAATTGAAAATAGCGAAGCAAAAGGCACATTATCTATCAATTCATTAAAAGAAGTAGCCGAAGCCTTAGAATTAAAATTCGTTTATGGCTTTGTCCCAAAAGACGGTTCTATTGACAATCTAATTAATTTGAAAGCTGAAAATCTGGCTCGAAAAATTGTATTAAGAACCAATCAAAATATGAAATTAGAAAATCAAGGAATTAGTGATGATAAAATAAATGATTCCGTAATGGACTTGGCAAATGAAATAAAAAGAGAGCTGAGGAGGTCGTTATGGGATTAGAATTACTATATAAAGCTGGACAAACTCCTTTGAACGAGGAAGAAAAGGACGGGCTAAAAATCAAGTCAATTACTACACAAGGAGAATTGGACGAATTCGAACAATTAAATATCGAGAAAGCTGTAGAATGGACTATTCACACCAATCTAAAGCCTGATAGAATATTGACGGAAAAATTTGTAAAAGACTTACACAAAAAAATGTATGGTCATGTATGGAAATGGGCTGGAGAATTTAGAAAGTCTGACAAAAATATTGGTGTAAAATGGATACAAATCGGCATAGAGCTAAAGAATTTAATAGACGACACTAAATATTGGATTGCCAACAACACGTTCTCGCCAGAAGAAATCTCTATCAGATTCAAACACAGAATTGTTGCCATACATTGTTTTCCCAATGGGAACGGAAGACATTCAAGAATGATGGCAGACATTATTATTGAATCTATTTTTAACAAAGAACTATTTTCTTGGCATAATTCAAATATGATTAATGCAGACAAAACAAGAAAGGAATATATTGCTGCTTTGAGAAAAGCAGACGATGGAAATATAAACCCATTAATCGAATTCGCAAGGAACTAAAGTATAAACCGAAAAATAACATTAAAACTCACAGCTTTTCTTTTGCTCAACTCTTGTTTTCAAACCTCTCACACCCAATCCAAAAACCATAAAAACTATAATAATTTTCAATAATAATATGGCTATTTTCTCCAATTATTTAAACTACTTTTGACCCCTCTATTCTATTAAAATGACACAAATTAGTATTCTTGGTTGCGGTTGGTTGGGTTTGCCTTTGGCGAAAGCTTTGCTGGAAAATGGATTTTCAGTAAAGGGTTCGACGACTTCTGTTGAGAAGATTTCGGTTT comes from the Flavobacterium limnophilum genome and includes:
- a CDS encoding mobile mystery protein A; this encodes MRNKKKLLIEQLDQKLNPFQKTELVLVPNKGWINTIRTTLNMTMAQLGAKLNITRQGVKRIENSEAKGTLSINSLKEVAEALELKFVYGFVPKDGSIDNLINLKAENLARKIVLRTNQNMKLENQGISDDKINDSVMDLANEIKRELRRSLWD
- a CDS encoding mobile mystery protein B; translated protein: MGLELLYKAGQTPLNEEEKDGLKIKSITTQGELDEFEQLNIEKAVEWTIHTNLKPDRILTEKFVKDLHKKMYGHVWKWAGEFRKSDKNIGVKWIQIGIELKNLIDDTKYWIANNTFSPEEISIRFKHRIVAIHCFPNGNGRHSRMMADIIIESIFNKELFSWHNSNMINADKTRKEYIAALRKADDGNINPLIEFARN